In Pseudomonas fluorescens, one genomic interval encodes:
- the leuD gene encoding 3-isopropylmalate dehydratase small subunit produces MKAFTQHTGLVAPLDRANVDTDQIIPKQFLKSIRRTGFGPNLFDEWRYLDVGQPYQDNSKRPLNKDFVLNAERYQGASVLLARENFGCGSSREHAPWALEEYGFRSIIAPSYADIFFNNSFKNGLLPIILSDAEVDELFKQVEAEPGYQLQIDLHEQTVTSPNGKVYRFEIDAFRKHCLLNGLDDIGLTLQDGDAIAAFEAKHRVSQPWLFRDA; encoded by the coding sequence ATGAAAGCCTTTACCCAGCACACTGGTCTCGTCGCGCCTCTGGATCGTGCCAACGTCGACACCGACCAGATCATTCCCAAGCAGTTCTTGAAGTCGATCAGGCGCACCGGTTTCGGCCCGAACCTGTTCGATGAGTGGCGTTACCTGGATGTCGGCCAGCCGTATCAGGACAACTCCAAGCGTCCGTTGAACAAGGACTTCGTGCTCAACGCCGAGCGTTATCAAGGTGCCAGCGTGTTGCTGGCCCGCGAGAACTTCGGTTGCGGCTCCAGCCGTGAACACGCGCCGTGGGCGCTGGAAGAATACGGTTTCCGCAGCATCATCGCGCCGAGCTACGCCGACATCTTCTTCAACAACAGCTTCAAGAACGGCTTGCTGCCGATCATCCTGAGCGACGCTGAAGTCGATGAGTTGTTCAAGCAGGTCGAGGCCGAGCCGGGCTATCAATTGCAGATCGATCTGCACGAACAGACCGTGACCAGCCCGAACGGCAAGGTGTACCGCTTCGAGATCGACGCGTTCCGCAAGCATTGCTTGTTGAATGGGCTGGACGATATCGGCCTGACCTTGCAGGACGGTGATGCGATTGCCGCGTTCGAGGCCAAGCATCGTGTGAGCCAGCCGTGGTTGTTCCGCGACGCATAA
- a CDS encoding aspartate-semialdehyde dehydrogenase produces the protein MTQTLDIAVVGATGTVGETLVQILEERDFPVGNLHLLASSESAGSSVLFRNKNVRVREVDEFDFSKVKLVFFAAGAAVSLSYAARAHAAGCSLIDLSGALPAEQAPQVVPEANAEVIAGLKAPFQVSSPSPSATTLAVVLAPLLDLLELQYVNVTANLAVSAQGREAVTELARQTAELLNMRPLEPTFFDRQMAFNLLAQVGTPDAQGHTLLEKRLVRELRQVLKQPLLKISATCVQAPVFFGDSYSVTLQSASAVDLAKVNAALEDAPGIELVEAGDYPTAVGDAVGQDVVYVGRVRSGVDDPAELNLWLTSDNVRKGAALNAVQVAELLIKDLP, from the coding sequence ATGACCCAGACCCTTGATATTGCCGTCGTCGGCGCCACCGGTACTGTCGGCGAAACCCTCGTACAGATTCTCGAAGAACGCGACTTTCCGGTCGGCAACCTGCACCTCCTGGCCAGCAGCGAATCCGCCGGCAGCTCGGTGCTGTTCCGCAACAAGAACGTGCGCGTGCGTGAAGTCGACGAGTTCGATTTCAGCAAGGTCAAACTGGTGTTCTTCGCCGCTGGCGCTGCCGTTTCCCTGAGTTACGCGGCGCGTGCCCACGCGGCCGGTTGCTCGCTGATCGATCTGTCCGGCGCATTGCCGGCCGAGCAGGCGCCGCAAGTGGTGCCGGAGGCCAACGCCGAGGTCATTGCCGGTCTGAAAGCACCGTTCCAGGTCAGCAGCCCAAGCCCTTCGGCGACGACGCTGGCCGTGGTGCTGGCGCCGCTGCTCGATTTGCTCGAACTGCAATACGTCAACGTCACCGCCAATCTGGCCGTGTCCGCCCAAGGTCGCGAAGCTGTGACCGAGCTGGCGCGGCAGACCGCTGAGTTGCTGAACATGCGTCCGCTGGAGCCGACTTTCTTTGATCGGCAGATGGCCTTCAACCTGTTGGCCCAGGTCGGCACGCCCGACGCTCAAGGCCACACGCTGCTGGAAAAGCGGCTGGTGCGCGAGTTGCGTCAGGTGCTGAAGCAGCCTTTATTAAAGATTTCCGCCACTTGCGTTCAAGCCCCGGTGTTTTTTGGCGATAGCTATAGCGTGACCTTGCAGTCAGCGAGTGCGGTTGACCTGGCAAAGGTCAACGCTGCGCTTGAGGATGCGCCCGGCATCGAGCTGGTTGAGGCCGGCGATTATCCGACTGCGGTGGGTGACGCGGTGGGGCAGGACGTTGTCTATGTCGGTCGGGTGCGCAGCGGTGTCGACGACCCGGCGGAACTTAATCTGTGGCTGACGTCAGATAACGTACGCAAAGGCGCGGCCCTGAATGCTGTGCAGGTCGCTGAATTGTTGATAAAAGACCTGCCGTAA
- the leuC gene encoding 3-isopropylmalate dehydratase large subunit, producing MAGKTLYDKLWDSHLVKQRDDGSALIYIDRHIIHEVTSPQAFEGLRLAGRKPWRIDANIATPDHNVPTTPERKGGIAAIADQVSRLQVQTLDDNCDEYGIVEFKMNDIRQGIVHVISPEQGATLPGMTVVCGDSHTSTHGAFGALAHGIGTSEVEHVLATQCLVAKKMKNMLVRVEGQLPFGVTAKDIVLAVIGKIGTAGGNGHAIEFAGSAIRDLSVEGRMTICNMSIEAGARVGLVAADEKTVEYVKGRPFAPKGAQWDQAVEAWKDLVSDADAKFDTVVELDAAQIKPQVSWGTSPEMVLAVDQNVPDPAKEMDLVKRDSIVRALKYMGLTANQAITDIQLDRVFIGSCTNSRIEDLRAAAVIAKGRKVASTIKQAIVVPGSGLVKAQAEAEGLDKIFLEAGFEWREPGCSMCLAMNPDRLESGEHCASTSNRNFEGRQGAGGRTHLVSPAMAAAAAVNGRFIDVRELI from the coding sequence ATGGCCGGCAAAACGCTCTACGACAAGCTCTGGGATTCGCATTTGGTCAAACAGCGCGACGATGGCTCGGCGCTGATCTATATCGATCGTCACATCATCCACGAAGTGACCTCGCCGCAAGCCTTCGAAGGCCTGCGTCTGGCCGGGCGCAAGCCGTGGCGCATCGATGCCAACATCGCGACCCCGGACCACAACGTACCGACCACACCGGAGCGCAAGGGCGGCATCGCCGCGATTGCCGACCAGGTCTCGCGTTTGCAGGTGCAGACCCTCGATGACAACTGTGATGAATACGGCATTGTCGAGTTCAAGATGAACGACATCCGTCAGGGCATCGTCCACGTGATCAGCCCGGAGCAGGGCGCAACCTTGCCGGGCATGACCGTGGTCTGCGGCGACTCGCACACCTCGACCCACGGCGCGTTCGGTGCCTTGGCGCACGGGATCGGCACTTCCGAGGTCGAGCACGTGCTCGCCACCCAGTGCCTGGTCGCGAAGAAAATGAAGAACATGCTGGTGCGCGTCGAAGGTCAGTTGCCATTCGGTGTGACCGCCAAGGACATCGTCCTCGCGGTGATCGGCAAGATCGGCACCGCCGGCGGTAACGGCCATGCCATCGAATTCGCCGGCAGCGCGATCCGCGACCTGTCCGTCGAAGGCCGCATGACCATCTGCAACATGTCCATCGAAGCCGGCGCCCGTGTGGGTCTGGTGGCTGCGGATGAAAAAACCGTCGAGTACGTCAAGGGCCGTCCGTTCGCGCCGAAAGGCGCGCAGTGGGATCAGGCGGTTGAAGCCTGGAAAGACCTGGTCTCCGACGCTGATGCCAAGTTCGACACCGTAGTTGAACTCGACGCGGCGCAGATCAAGCCGCAAGTCAGCTGGGGCACTTCGCCTGAAATGGTGCTGGCCGTTGATCAGAACGTGCCGGATCCGGCCAAAGAGATGGATCTGGTCAAGCGCGATTCGATCGTCCGCGCCTTGAAATACATGGGTTTGACCGCCAATCAGGCGATCACCGACATTCAGCTGGATCGCGTGTTCATCGGCTCTTGCACCAACTCGCGCATCGAAGACTTGCGCGCTGCAGCCGTGATCGCCAAGGGTCGCAAAGTCGCTTCGACGATCAAGCAGGCAATCGTCGTACCGGGCTCGGGTCTGGTGAAGGCGCAGGCGGAAGCCGAAGGTCTGGACAAGATTTTCCTCGAAGCCGGTTTCGAATGGCGTGAGCCGGGTTGCTCGATGTGCCTGGCGATGAACCCGGACCGTCTGGAGTCCGGCGAGCATTGCGCCTCGACCTCCAACCGTAACTTCGAAGGCCGTCAGGGTGCCGGTGGCCGTACCCACCTCGTGAGTCCGGCCATGGCCGCTGCGGCGGCGGTAAACGGTCGTTTCATCGACGTTCGTGAATTGATCTAA
- a CDS encoding LysR family transcriptional regulator codes for MDLANLNAFIAIAETGSFSGAGERLHLTQPAISKRIAGLEQQLKVRLFDRLGREVGLTEAGRALLPRAYQILNVLDDTRRALTNLTGEVSGRLTLATSHHIGLHRLPPLLREFTRRYPQVALDIQFLDSEVAYEEILHGRAELAVITLAPEPHTLVKAAPVWDDPLDFVVAPEHSLISNGAVSLADIAGHPAVFPGGNTFTHHIVQRLFEAQGLTPNIAMSTNYLETIKMMVSIGLAWSVLPRTMLDEQVARIPLPGIQLSRQLGYIVHTERTLSNAARAFMALLDAQIDLPGTPG; via the coding sequence ATGGATCTGGCCAACCTCAATGCTTTTATCGCCATCGCCGAGACCGGCAGCTTCTCCGGCGCCGGGGAACGCCTGCATCTGACGCAACCGGCGATCAGCAAACGCATCGCCGGACTGGAGCAGCAATTGAAGGTGCGGCTATTCGACCGACTCGGTCGTGAAGTGGGCCTGACCGAGGCCGGCCGCGCCCTGTTGCCCCGGGCTTATCAGATTCTCAACGTGCTGGACGACACCCGCCGTGCCCTGACCAACCTGACCGGCGAAGTCAGCGGTCGGCTGACCCTGGCCACCAGTCACCACATCGGCCTGCACCGCTTGCCGCCCCTGTTAAGGGAATTCACCCGCCGCTACCCACAGGTGGCGCTGGATATTCAGTTCCTTGATTCGGAAGTGGCCTACGAAGAGATTCTCCATGGCCGTGCGGAACTGGCGGTGATCACCCTGGCGCCAGAGCCGCACACACTGGTCAAAGCCGCGCCGGTGTGGGACGACCCGCTGGATTTCGTGGTGGCGCCGGAACATTCGCTGATCAGCAACGGCGCGGTGAGTCTGGCGGACATTGCCGGTCATCCGGCCGTTTTTCCCGGAGGCAACACCTTTACTCATCACATTGTCCAACGCTTGTTCGAAGCCCAAGGGCTGACGCCGAACATCGCCATGAGCACCAACTACCTGGAAACCATCAAGATGATGGTCTCCATTGGTCTGGCCTGGAGTGTTCTGCCCCGCACCATGCTTGATGAACAGGTGGCGCGCATACCTTTGCCGGGCATACAGCTCAGTCGCCAGCTAGGCTATATCGTGCACACCGAACGGACGCTGTCGAATGCGGCAAGGGCTTTCATGGCCTTGCTGGATGCGCAAATCGATCTGCCAGGGACTCCAGGCTAA
- the asd gene encoding aspartate-semialdehyde dehydrogenase → MKRVGLIGWRGMVGSVLMQRMLEEQDFDLIEPVFFTTSNVGGQGPSVGKDIAPLKDAYSIEELKTLDVILTCQGGDYTSEVFPKLREAGWQGYWIDAASSLRMNDDAVIILDPVNRKVIDQQLDAGTKNYIGGNCTVSLMLMGLGGLFEAGLVEWMSAMTYQAASGAGAQNMRELIKQMGATHAAVADQLADPASAILDIDRRVAEAMRSDAYPTENFGVPLAGSLIPWIDKELPNGQSREEWKAQAETNKILGRFKSPIPVDGICVRIGAMRCHSQALTIKLNKDVPIADIEGLISQHNPWVKLVPNNRDISMQELSPTKVTGTLNVPVGRLRKLNMGSQFVGAFTVGDQLLWGAAEPLRRMLRILLER, encoded by the coding sequence ATGAAACGTGTAGGTCTGATCGGTTGGCGCGGCATGGTCGGTTCCGTGCTCATGCAGCGGATGCTGGAAGAGCAGGATTTCGATCTTATCGAGCCGGTGTTTTTCACCACTTCCAATGTCGGTGGCCAAGGCCCGTCCGTGGGCAAGGACATTGCTCCGCTCAAGGACGCTTACAGCATTGAAGAGCTGAAAACCCTCGACGTGATTCTGACCTGCCAGGGCGGCGACTACACCAGCGAAGTGTTCCCGAAGCTGCGCGAAGCCGGCTGGCAGGGTTACTGGATCGACGCGGCTTCCAGCCTGCGCATGAACGATGACGCCGTCATCATTCTCGACCCGGTCAACCGCAAGGTCATCGACCAGCAACTGGACGCGGGCACCAAGAACTACATCGGCGGCAACTGCACCGTCAGCCTGATGCTGATGGGCCTGGGTGGTCTGTTCGAGGCCGGTCTGGTCGAGTGGATGAGCGCCATGACTTATCAGGCGGCCTCCGGTGCCGGCGCGCAGAACATGCGTGAACTGATCAAGCAGATGGGCGCGACCCACGCTGCGGTGGCCGATCAACTGGCCGATCCGGCCAGCGCGATCCTCGACATCGACCGTCGCGTGGCCGAAGCCATGCGCAGCGACGCGTACCCGACCGAAAACTTCGGCGTGCCGCTGGCCGGCAGCCTGATCCCGTGGATCGACAAGGAACTGCCGAACGGCCAGAGCCGTGAAGAGTGGAAGGCCCAGGCCGAGACCAACAAGATCCTCGGCCGCTTCAAGAGCCCGATCCCGGTCGACGGCATCTGCGTGCGCATCGGCGCCATGCGTTGCCACAGCCAGGCGCTGACCATCAAGCTGAACAAAGACGTGCCGATCGCTGATATCGAAGGGCTGATCAGCCAGCACAACCCTTGGGTCAAACTGGTGCCGAACAACCGCGACATCAGCATGCAGGAGCTGAGCCCGACCAAGGTCACCGGCACCCTGAACGTACCGGTGGGTCGTCTGCGCAAGCTGAACATGGGCTCGCAATTCGTCGGTGCGTTCACCGTCGGCGACCAACTGCTGTGGGGCGCGGCCGAACCGCTGCGTCGCATGCTGCGGATCCTGCTGGAGCGTTGA
- a CDS encoding class I SAM-dependent methyltransferase: MTSTAQHSQVVQKQFGEQAAAYLSSAVHAQGTEFALLQAELAGQGDARVLDLGCGAGHVSFHVAPLVKEVVAYDLSQQMLDVVAAAAVDRGMNNIATVNGAAERLPFADGEFDYVFSRYSAHHWSDLGVALREVRRVLKPGGVAAFIDVLSPGSPLFDTYLQSVEVLRDTSHVRDYSAGEWLRQVGEAGLHTRSTSRQRLRLEYSSWVERMRTPEVMRAAIRQLQQSMGNEVREYFEIDADGSFSTDVIVLMAER, from the coding sequence ATGACCAGCACCGCCCAGCACAGTCAGGTTGTACAAAAGCAATTCGGTGAACAGGCCGCCGCCTACCTGAGCAGCGCTGTTCACGCTCAAGGCACCGAGTTCGCGCTGCTACAGGCTGAACTGGCCGGGCAGGGCGACGCCCGGGTGCTGGACCTGGGGTGCGGTGCCGGTCATGTGAGTTTTCATGTGGCGCCGCTGGTCAAGGAAGTGGTGGCCTACGACCTGTCGCAGCAAATGCTCGATGTGGTGGCCGCTGCGGCGGTTGATCGCGGCATGAACAACATTGCCACGGTCAACGGCGCCGCCGAGCGCCTGCCGTTTGCCGATGGTGAATTCGATTACGTGTTCAGCCGTTATTCGGCGCACCATTGGAGCGACCTCGGGGTGGCCCTGCGCGAAGTGCGTCGGGTGCTGAAACCGGGCGGTGTGGCAGCGTTCATCGACGTGTTGTCACCGGGCAGTCCGCTGTTTGACACTTACCTGCAAAGCGTCGAAGTGCTGCGCGACACCAGCCATGTGCGCGACTATTCCGCCGGTGAGTGGCTGCGTCAGGTCGGCGAGGCCGGGCTGCATACCCGCAGCACCAGCCGTCAGCGCCTGCGTCTGGAGTACAGCAGTTGGGTGGAGCGTATGCGCACGCCCGAAGTGATGCGCGCGGCGATCCGCCAGTTGCAGCAGTCGATGGGCAATGAAGTGCGCGAATATTTTGAGATTGATGCCGACGGCTCGTTCAGTACAGATGTAATCGTACTGATGGCTGAACGCTAA
- a CDS encoding FimV/HubP family polar landmark protein, with protein MVQVRKLVLAIAAASALSSGMAHALGLGELTLKSTLNQPLVAEIELLDVKDLTAAEVVPSLASPEDFAKAGVDRQAFLNDLTFTPVLNASGKSVLRVTSSKPLSEPMVKFLVQVMWPNGRLLRDYSVLLDPSKFSPQTADAAAQPAPSQTITAPTTGATHPSQYTTTPRDTLWEIAAKARTGGSVQQTMLAIQALNPDAFIDGNINRLKTGQVLRLPDSVESTALPQSKAIAEVAAQNEAWRQGRRYVAKPGTGQQQLDATKRGRSNVGAGQNAKDNLSLVSAENAKGRGKGPAGDAKALSNKLAVTQESLDTTRRDNEELKSRMADLQSQLDKLQRLIELKNNQLAKMQAEGPGAAPAATAAVPAITAELAATPPATPAEAAPTPESAIAPPVDTPAETPVVAPKPVVDEDKTFNELLTNPILLGLIGGGAVVLLLLLLLLARRRKAQQEAEKHLRMARALAEEQEFSAEQDLPESSFEGLETPAASVKLNTPAPAPAPAAVVAPVVMAEPIAAPLVAPSAERSDDVLDKAQSHINAGRLNQAAALLEEGVSLEPQRSDLRLKLMEVYGQQGDRDAFVGQERQLVANGDNFAKVEELKKRFPAMAVVAVAGLAAAAAAAELDAQYVKELLLDEPEAPAPEPAADDLDSAFDLSLDDLDNITPVEPAPVVEPEAPVELDEFPADDDLSFESVLQQQTEIKENLDDLSDFDLDLDLGAEPAPAPAADLADDDFLLDLDEGVKDLSPAEPVVANEVPQDDLELPADFDLSLADEMDSNPAAEPDAFAAELNDVNAELDRLSQSIAEPTFTEADAAMGDDLGEDDFDFLAGTDEAATKLDLAQAYIDMGDSDGARDILNEVLTEGDEKQRGEAKEMLSHLA; from the coding sequence ATGGTTCAAGTTCGCAAACTGGTGTTAGCAATAGCGGCCGCCTCGGCGCTGTCCTCCGGTATGGCGCATGCCCTCGGGCTCGGGGAGCTGACCCTGAAGTCGACCCTGAACCAGCCGCTGGTGGCCGAGATCGAGCTGCTCGACGTCAAGGATCTCACCGCTGCCGAAGTGGTGCCGAGCCTGGCTTCACCCGAAGATTTCGCCAAGGCCGGTGTCGATCGCCAGGCCTTCCTCAACGACCTGACGTTCACTCCGGTGCTCAACGCCAGCGGCAAAAGCGTGCTGCGCGTAACGTCGAGCAAGCCGCTGTCGGAACCGATGGTGAAATTCCTCGTGCAGGTGATGTGGCCGAATGGCCGTCTGCTGCGCGATTACAGTGTGCTGCTGGATCCGTCGAAATTCTCGCCACAGACCGCTGACGCCGCCGCGCAACCGGCACCGTCGCAGACCATCACCGCACCGACCACTGGCGCCACGCACCCGTCGCAATACACCACCACGCCGCGCGACACCCTGTGGGAAATTGCCGCGAAGGCGCGCACCGGCGGTTCGGTGCAGCAGACCATGCTGGCGATTCAGGCGCTCAACCCGGATGCGTTCATCGACGGCAACATCAACCGGCTGAAAACCGGTCAGGTGCTGCGCCTGCCGGACTCGGTGGAAAGCACCGCGCTGCCGCAATCGAAAGCGATTGCCGAAGTCGCCGCGCAGAACGAAGCCTGGCGTCAGGGTCGTCGCTATGTGGCCAAGCCGGGTACCGGCCAGCAGCAGCTCGATGCCACCAAGCGTGGTCGCAGCAATGTCGGCGCCGGCCAGAATGCCAAGGACAACCTGAGTCTGGTCTCTGCCGAAAACGCCAAAGGGCGTGGCAAAGGCCCGGCCGGCGATGCCAAGGCGTTGAGCAACAAGCTGGCGGTGACTCAGGAAAGCCTCGACACGACCCGTCGTGACAACGAGGAACTGAAAAGCCGCATGGCCGATCTGCAAAGTCAGCTGGACAAGCTGCAACGCCTGATCGAGCTGAAGAACAATCAACTGGCGAAGATGCAGGCCGAAGGCCCGGGCGCTGCGCCAGCCGCCACTGCTGCCGTACCGGCGATCACCGCCGAACTGGCTGCAACCCCTCCAGCCACCCCGGCAGAAGCGGCGCCAACACCTGAATCGGCGATTGCGCCACCGGTCGACACGCCTGCTGAAACGCCGGTGGTCGCGCCGAAACCGGTTGTTGACGAGGATAAAACCTTCAATGAACTGCTGACCAATCCGATCCTGCTGGGTCTGATCGGTGGCGGTGCGGTGGTGTTGCTGCTTCTGCTGTTGCTGCTGGCCCGTCGCCGCAAAGCCCAGCAGGAAGCCGAGAAACACCTGCGCATGGCTCGCGCTCTGGCGGAAGAGCAAGAGTTCTCCGCCGAGCAGGATCTGCCGGAAAGCAGCTTCGAAGGCCTGGAAACACCTGCTGCCAGCGTCAAGCTCAACACCCCGGCACCTGCGCCAGCGCCTGCTGCGGTAGTGGCTCCGGTGGTGATGGCTGAGCCGATTGCCGCGCCATTGGTCGCACCGTCCGCCGAGCGTTCCGATGACGTGCTGGACAAGGCTCAGTCGCACATCAATGCCGGTCGCCTGAATCAGGCCGCAGCGTTGCTGGAAGAGGGCGTCAGCCTCGAGCCGCAACGCAGTGATCTGCGTCTGAAGCTGATGGAAGTCTACGGTCAGCAGGGTGATCGCGATGCGTTCGTGGGTCAGGAGCGTCAGTTGGTGGCCAACGGTGATAACTTCGCCAAGGTCGAAGAGCTGAAAAAACGCTTCCCGGCCATGGCGGTCGTCGCTGTCGCGGGTCTGGCTGCAGCGGCAGCCGCCGCCGAACTCGATGCGCAATACGTCAAGGAGCTGCTGCTCGACGAGCCAGAGGCGCCTGCGCCTGAGCCTGCGGCGGACGACCTGGACAGCGCGTTCGACCTGAGCCTGGACGATCTCGACAACATCACTCCGGTTGAGCCTGCACCTGTTGTTGAGCCTGAAGCTCCGGTGGAGCTGGACGAGTTCCCGGCCGACGACGATCTGAGCTTTGAATCGGTGCTGCAACAGCAGACCGAGATCAAAGAGAACCTCGACGACCTGTCGGACTTCGACCTCGATCTGGATCTGGGTGCCGAGCCTGCGCCAGCTCCGGCGGCGGATCTGGCGGATGATGACTTCCTGCTGGATCTGGACGAAGGCGTGAAAGATCTGTCGCCGGCCGAACCTGTGGTCGCCAACGAAGTGCCACAGGACGATCTGGAGCTGCCGGCGGATTTCGATCTGTCGCTGGCTGATGAAATGGACAGCAACCCGGCGGCCGAGCCTGACGCATTCGCAGCGGAACTGAATGACGTCAACGCCGAGCTGGATCGCCTGTCGCAGAGCATCGCCGAGCCGACCTTCACCGAAGCCGATGCGGCCATGGGCGATGATCTGGGCGAGGACGATTTCGACTTCCTCGCCGGCACCGACGAAGCCGCGACCAAACTCGATCTGGCCCAGGCTTACATCGATATGGGCGACAGCGACGGCGCACGCGACATCCTCAACGAAGTGTTGACCGAGGGTGACGAAAAGCAGCGTGGCGAAGCCAAGGAAATGCTTTCGCACCTGGCATGA
- the leuB gene encoding 3-isopropylmalate dehydrogenase, whose amino-acid sequence MSKQILILPGDGIGPEIMAEAVKVLELANDKYSLGFELSHDVIGGAAIDKHGVPLADETLERARAADAVLLGAVGGPKWDTIERDIRPERGLLKIRAQLGLFGNLRPAILYPQLADASSLKPEIVAGLDILIVRELTGGIYFGAPRGTRTLENGERQSYDTLPYSESEIRRIARVGFDMAMVRGKKLCSVDKANVLASSQLWREVVEQVAKDYPDVELSHMYVDNAAMQLVRAPKQFDVIVTDNMFGDILSDEASMLTGSIGMLPSASLDSNNKGMYEPCHGSAPDIAGKGIANPLATILSVSMMLRYSFNLHDAADAIEKAVSVVLDQGLRTGDIYSAGCTKVGTQEMGDAVVAALRNL is encoded by the coding sequence ATGAGCAAGCAGATTCTGATTCTCCCAGGTGACGGTATTGGTCCGGAAATTATGGCCGAAGCGGTCAAGGTGCTGGAGCTGGCCAACGACAAGTACAGCCTGGGCTTCGAGCTGAGCCATGACGTGATCGGTGGCGCGGCCATCGACAAGCATGGCGTGCCGTTGGCCGACGAAACCCTCGAGCGTGCCCGTGCAGCCGATGCAGTCCTGTTGGGCGCCGTGGGCGGCCCGAAATGGGACACCATCGAGCGTGACATCCGCCCTGAGCGCGGTCTGCTGAAAATTCGTGCGCAGCTGGGCCTGTTCGGCAACCTGCGTCCGGCGATCCTCTACCCGCAACTGGCCGACGCTTCGAGCCTGAAGCCGGAAATCGTTGCTGGTCTGGACATCCTGATCGTCCGTGAGCTGACCGGCGGCATCTACTTCGGCGCGCCACGCGGCACCCGTACCCTGGAAAACGGTGAGCGTCAGTCCTACGACACCCTGCCGTACAGCGAAAGTGAAATCCGCCGTATCGCCCGCGTCGGTTTCGACATGGCCATGGTCCGTGGCAAGAAGCTGTGTTCGGTGGACAAGGCCAACGTGCTGGCGTCCAGCCAATTGTGGCGTGAAGTGGTCGAGCAGGTCGCCAAGGATTATCCGGACGTCGAACTGAGCCACATGTACGTCGACAACGCCGCCATGCAACTGGTGCGCGCACCGAAGCAGTTCGACGTGATCGTCACCGACAACATGTTCGGCGACATCCTGTCCGACGAAGCCTCGATGCTTACCGGCTCCATCGGCATGCTGCCGTCGGCCTCGCTGGATTCGAACAACAAGGGCATGTACGAGCCTTGCCACGGTTCGGCCCCGGACATCGCGGGCAAAGGCATTGCCAACCCGCTGGCGACCATTCTGTCGGTGTCGATGATGCTGCGTTACAGCTTCAATCTGCACGATGCGGCCGATGCCATCGAGAAAGCCGTCAGCGTGGTGCTGGATCAAGGCTTGCGTACCGGTGACATTTATTCGGCCGGTTGCACTAAAGTCGGAACGCAGGAAATGGGTGACGCAGTAGTCGCCGCGCTGCGGAATCTGTAA